In a single window of the Hydrogenobaculum sp. 3684 genome:
- a CDS encoding ATP-binding cassette domain-containing protein — MIEFKNVYSGYGNHIVHENISFKIEKSEIVAIVGGSGSGKSTLVKLMLFLLKPKSGEIYFDGEKIDFNDEKTIQKIRDKIGVVFQFNALFNSITSVENVMYPVLKKTSLSKDIAFKNAIVKLNMVGFTNIWAYPGELSGGMKKKVALARALALEPDILILDEPTSGLDPISADEFDSLIKSTRDSLGTTVVIVTHDIASLKIVDRVLILYDKKVIFNGSPSLLKAQNHPWIQSFIKGQRGHCYD; from the coding sequence ATGATAGAATTTAAAAATGTTTACTCTGGATACGGCAATCATATAGTCCATGAGAATATAAGCTTTAAAATAGAAAAATCAGAGATAGTGGCCATAGTAGGTGGAAGCGGATCTGGTAAAAGTACGTTGGTAAAGTTGATGCTTTTTCTTTTAAAACCAAAATCTGGAGAGATATACTTTGACGGGGAAAAGATAGATTTTAACGATGAGAAAACCATACAAAAGATAAGGGACAAAATAGGGGTGGTGTTTCAATTTAACGCACTTTTTAACTCTATCACAAGCGTAGAAAACGTGATGTATCCAGTTTTAAAAAAGACTTCGCTATCAAAAGATATTGCTTTTAAAAACGCTATAGTAAAGTTAAACATGGTTGGTTTTACCAACATATGGGCTTATCCGGGTGAGCTCTCTGGGGGCATGAAAAAGAAAGTGGCTTTGGCGAGGGCTTTGGCACTGGAGCCAGATATACTTATACTTGATGAACCGACTTCTGGCTTAGACCCAATATCTGCCGATGAGTTTGACAGCCTTATAAAATCCACAAGAGATAGCTTAGGTACCACCGTCGTTATAGTAACTCACGATATAGCCTCTTTAAAAATAGTTGATAGAGTGTTGATACTTTATGACAAAAAGGTTATCTTCAACGGAAGTCCATCTTTGTTAAAAGCTCAAAACCACCCATGGATACAATCTTTTATAAAAGGTCAAAGAGGTCATTGTTATGATTGA
- a CDS encoding GTP-binding protein codes for MISSFVITGFLGAGKTTFMLKAVKEHFKDKKVAVIVNEIGDVGVDGKILQNVYSNVLELSEGCICCTLQVEFEKGVYEILEKYNPDFLFVETSGASNPFPIMLSLQNIGSLLEGVVCVVDAKNFHNYKSNETFKYQIGSSNIIVINKIDLVSEKELENIEDEIKVIKKEYNLRDFLTSEEFFKDFKIYKSKYGQMDEDLFKHIYPIRDLPNLPLNLAGVNHLEESHIGEFVVFLEKEISYDELEQKLKNIPKNIYRIKGIVRLKDFQTPMVVNYVFGYTELSPIEKYDGKSFLVFIGENIKKENVFVL; via the coding sequence ATGATATCTTCTTTTGTAATAACGGGGTTTTTAGGTGCTGGTAAAACTACTTTTATGCTAAAAGCTGTAAAAGAGCATTTTAAAGATAAAAAAGTAGCCGTAATCGTAAACGAGATTGGTGATGTAGGTGTTGATGGTAAAATACTTCAAAATGTTTATTCTAATGTGCTTGAACTTTCAGAGGGTTGTATATGCTGCACTTTACAGGTAGAGTTTGAAAAAGGCGTTTACGAGATTTTAGAAAAATACAATCCAGATTTTCTTTTTGTAGAAACCTCTGGAGCTTCAAATCCATTTCCTATCATGTTAAGCCTTCAAAATATAGGTTCTTTGTTAGAAGGTGTTGTATGTGTTGTAGATGCAAAGAATTTTCATAACTATAAGTCTAACGAAACTTTTAAATATCAAATAGGTAGTTCAAATATAATAGTCATAAATAAGATAGATTTGGTATCTGAAAAAGAGTTAGAAAATATAGAAGATGAAATAAAAGTCATAAAAAAAGAGTATAATCTAAGAGATTTTCTAACCTCAGAAGAATTTTTTAAAGATTTTAAAATTTATAAAAGTAAATACGGCCAAATGGACGAAGATTTGTTTAAACACATCTATCCTATAAGGGATTTACCAAATCTACCACTAAATTTAGCTGGAGTAAATCATCTTGAAGAATCCCATATAGGGGAGTTTGTGGTATTTTTGGAAAAAGAGATATCTTACGATGAATTGGAGCAGAAGTTAAAAAATATACCTAAAAATATATACAGGATAAAAGGTATCGTGAGGCTTAAAGATTTTCAAACTCCTATGGTTGTCAACTATGTGTTTGGTTATACGGAGCTAAGCCCTATAGAAAAATACGATGGTAAGTCTTTTTTGGTGTTTATTGGCGAAAATATCAAAAAAGAAAATGTTTTTGTATTATAA
- a CDS encoding sulfite exporter TauE/SafE family protein produces MITSTLDLTTNYVLIFISGLLSFVHCYGMCGVFPASVSKLSEEDNVKNIIYLFLYNLGRILSYVFLGFLVSFGSIKFGAFISNIKYISGIFSVAIAILMAFIGLKLIFGKAIGSIGFLNPLYEGIIYIINVLSSTKSIFSPFLIGVFNGFLPCPMVYGFLLLAALSKSQIQGILIMFSFGLGTMVTMFSFGFLSKYLIKLKHQAVYKLIGVILIYFSYESIARVYMSIYNCR; encoded by the coding sequence ATGATAACAAGTACATTAGATTTGACCACAAACTATGTGCTTATATTTATCTCAGGGTTGCTATCGTTTGTGCACTGCTACGGCATGTGCGGAGTATTTCCTGCAAGTGTATCAAAGTTAAGCGAAGAAGATAATGTAAAAAATATCATTTATCTTTTTCTTTACAACTTAGGTAGAATACTATCCTATGTGTTTCTTGGGTTCTTGGTAAGCTTCGGAAGTATAAAGTTTGGGGCTTTTATAAGCAATATAAAGTATATTTCCGGAATATTTTCGGTAGCTATAGCCATATTAATGGCTTTTATAGGTCTAAAACTTATTTTCGGTAAAGCCATAGGTAGCATAGGCTTTTTAAACCCTCTTTACGAAGGTATCATATATATAATAAATGTTTTATCAAGCACAAAAAGCATTTTTTCACCATTTTTAATAGGGGTTTTTAACGGGTTTTTACCATGCCCTATGGTTTATGGGTTTTTACTTTTGGCAGCTCTTTCTAAAAGCCAGATACAAGGCATCCTTATAATGTTTAGTTTTGGATTGGGAACCATGGTTACGATGTTTAGTTTTGGATTCTTATCAAAATATCTTATAAAACTAAAGCATCAGGCTGTGTATAAATTAATAGGTGTGATACTCATATACTTTTCTTACGAATCCATAGCGAGAGTTTATATGAGTATATACAATTGCAGATGA
- a CDS encoding fructose-bisphosphate aldolase yields MFEVSIPANVSSEEEFLKSFNEATKNTGNLMLFAGDQKIEHLNKDFYGEGIAKDDANPEHLFKIASKGEIGVFATQLGLITRYAKKYPNIPYLVKVNSKTNLVPFEQRDPISLSLQDFDKILDIKQKGIKILGVGYTVYLGSEFEHVMLKEASELVYEAHKNNMIAVLWMYPKGKAVKNEHDPELIAGAAGVAACLGADFAKIKVPKQEGKDVKELLHIAVEAAGNTGLICEGGSKEGVLEFLKELYTYKEAGIRGNGTGRNIHQRPLKEAIAMTKAISAITLHDKTPEEAYKIFKESL; encoded by the coding sequence ATGTTTGAAGTAAGCATACCTGCAAATGTATCAAGTGAAGAAGAATTTCTCAAGAGCTTCAACGAAGCTACAAAAAACACCGGAAATCTCATGCTTTTTGCTGGAGACCAAAAAATAGAACATCTAAACAAAGATTTTTACGGAGAAGGTATAGCAAAAGACGATGCAAACCCAGAGCACCTTTTTAAAATAGCCTCAAAAGGAGAAATAGGTGTTTTTGCTACACAGCTTGGGCTTATCACAAGATACGCAAAAAAATATCCAAACATACCTTATCTTGTCAAAGTAAACTCTAAGACAAACTTAGTACCTTTTGAGCAAAGGGATCCAATAAGCTTGAGTCTTCAGGATTTTGATAAAATCTTAGACATAAAACAAAAGGGAATAAAAATATTAGGAGTAGGGTATACAGTGTATCTTGGTAGTGAGTTTGAACATGTAATGCTAAAAGAAGCCTCAGAGCTTGTTTATGAAGCGCACAAAAACAACATGATAGCGGTGTTATGGATGTATCCTAAAGGAAAAGCCGTAAAAAACGAACATGACCCAGAGCTTATAGCTGGGGCTGCTGGTGTAGCGGCATGTCTTGGAGCGGATTTTGCCAAAATAAAAGTACCAAAACAAGAAGGGAAAGATGTAAAAGAACTGCTTCACATAGCAGTAGAAGCAGCTGGTAATACTGGGCTTATATGTGAAGGAGGTTCAAAAGAAGGGGTTTTAGAGTTTTTAAAAGAGTTATATACCTATAAAGAAGCTGGTATAAGAGGAAACGGCACTGGTAGAAATATACACCAAAGACCATTAAAAGAAGCCATAGCAATGACAAAAGCCATATCAGCTATAACGTTGCATGATAAAACCCCAGAAGAGGCATACAAGATATTTAAGGAGAGCCTATGA
- the pfkB gene encoding 1-phosphofructokinase — MIYTITLNPALDRTIWLDELKQDDTNRILKEEKYAGGKGIDVSRVLINFGVPSVALGFVGGFAGLEIEGLLINEGVNFDFIRISEETRTNIIINTNNNQIIISAKGPTIPPFELTKLMDKVNNLDNPSYVVISGSLPEGLKPAVYSKIIDIAKSRSATVVLDTDGEALKFNISHKPDIIKPNKHELSRVVGRDVKTIEDAVIAAKEINRMGVRIVLVSLGKDGIVYVSQNAIMHATPPDVKVVNTIGAGDSAVAGFIYAKHMGFSDEEALKYAVATGTATTLKPGTALATLEDAVAIKEQVKLRYL; from the coding sequence ATGATATATACAATCACCTTAAACCCAGCTTTGGATAGGACTATATGGCTAGATGAGCTAAAGCAAGATGATACCAACAGGATATTAAAAGAAGAAAAATATGCGGGCGGTAAAGGTATAGATGTATCAAGGGTGCTAATCAATTTTGGAGTTCCAAGTGTAGCCCTTGGTTTTGTAGGAGGGTTTGCAGGGCTTGAGATAGAGGGGCTTTTGATAAATGAAGGTGTAAATTTTGATTTTATAAGAATATCAGAAGAAACAAGAACAAACATCATTATAAATACAAACAACAACCAAATCATAATAAGCGCAAAAGGACCAACCATACCCCCCTTTGAATTGACAAAGCTAATGGATAAGGTAAACAACTTAGACAACCCTTCTTATGTAGTGATATCCGGATCACTCCCCGAGGGGCTGAAACCTGCGGTTTATTCGAAAATTATAGATATAGCAAAATCCAGATCAGCTACAGTAGTGCTTGATACAGATGGAGAAGCCCTTAAATTCAACATAAGCCACAAACCAGACATTATAAAACCAAACAAACACGAACTTTCTAGGGTAGTAGGAAGAGATGTAAAAACTATAGAAGACGCCGTAATAGCCGCAAAAGAGATAAATAGAATGGGTGTAAGGATAGTTTTGGTATCTTTAGGTAAAGACGGAATAGTTTATGTAAGTCAAAATGCAATAATGCATGCAACACCTCCAGATGTTAAGGTAGTAAACACTATAGGAGCTGGTGATTCTGCGGTAGCTGGTTTTATATACGCTAAGCATATGGGGTTTTCAGATGAAGAAGCTTTAAAATATGCGGTGGCAACAGGGACAGCCACAACGCTTAAACCTGGTACAGCGTTAGCTACGCTAGAGGATGCTGTTGCCATAAAAGAACAAGTAAAGTTAAGATACTTATAA
- the guaB gene encoding IMP dehydrogenase, with product MLEHNLREYYSFDDVLLEPAYADFLPYEADVSTYLTKKIKLNIPIVSAAMDTVTEYKMAIAMARKGGIGIIHRNMTPEEQAKEVELVKKSESGMILKPITIKSTDTVQEAKKLMDKYKISGLPVVDDEGKLIGILTNRDLRFVKHQDFSKPISMFMTSKNLITAKEGISLEDATEILRAHKIEKLPIVDDEGKVKGLITIKDIMKRIQYPEAVKDKYGRLMVGAAIGTGPDTMYRLELLVNAGVDVIAVDTAHGHSKRVLEVIEQVKSKYPDLQVIGGNIATPKAVEDLVKAGADAVKVGIGPGSICTTRIVSGVGVPQLSAVANCYEVAKKYDIPIIADGGIRHSGDIVKAIAAGASSVMLGNLLAGTDEAPGEHIFYQGRAYKVYRGMGSLGAMMSRRSADRYSQENLEKFVPEGIEGRVPYKGSVIDVLYQLVGGLKSGMGYTGSPNIKALQENTRFIKITQAGYRESHVHDVVITKEAPNYSLEP from the coding sequence ATGTTAGAGCATAACCTTAGAGAATATTATTCGTTTGATGATGTTTTGTTGGAGCCAGCTTACGCTGATTTTTTACCTTATGAAGCAGATGTATCTACTTATCTTACCAAGAAGATAAAGCTAAATATACCAATAGTATCTGCCGCTATGGACACTGTCACAGAGTACAAAATGGCTATAGCCATGGCAAGAAAGGGTGGTATTGGTATTATCCACAGAAACATGACCCCGGAAGAGCAAGCCAAAGAAGTAGAACTTGTAAAAAAATCAGAAAGCGGTATGATACTAAAACCAATCACTATAAAAAGCACAGATACAGTCCAAGAAGCAAAAAAGCTCATGGATAAGTACAAAATATCTGGTCTTCCAGTGGTGGACGACGAAGGAAAACTCATAGGTATTCTTACAAACAGAGATTTAAGATTTGTAAAACATCAGGATTTTTCCAAACCTATCTCTATGTTTATGACCTCTAAAAACCTCATCACAGCAAAAGAGGGAATATCGCTAGAAGATGCCACTGAGATATTAAGAGCCCACAAGATAGAAAAACTACCCATAGTAGACGACGAAGGTAAAGTGAAAGGGCTAATCACCATAAAGGATATAATGAAACGTATCCAATATCCAGAAGCTGTAAAAGACAAATATGGAAGGCTTATGGTGGGGGCTGCCATAGGCACAGGTCCAGATACAATGTACCGTCTTGAGCTTTTAGTAAATGCTGGAGTAGATGTAATAGCAGTAGACACAGCCCATGGGCATTCTAAAAGAGTTTTGGAAGTAATAGAACAAGTAAAATCAAAATACCCAGATTTACAGGTTATAGGTGGTAACATAGCTACTCCAAAAGCTGTAGAAGACCTTGTTAAAGCTGGAGCCGATGCGGTAAAAGTAGGTATAGGCCCAGGTTCCATATGCACTACTCGTATAGTGAGTGGTGTAGGGGTGCCTCAATTAAGCGCAGTGGCAAACTGTTATGAAGTGGCCAAAAAATACGATATACCGATTATAGCCGATGGTGGCATAAGACACTCAGGGGATATAGTAAAAGCTATTGCAGCAGGTGCTAGTTCTGTAATGCTTGGGAATTTGTTGGCTGGTACCGATGAGGCACCTGGAGAGCATATATTCTATCAGGGCAGAGCTTACAAAGTGTATAGAGGTATGGGATCATTAGGGGCTATGATGTCAAGACGTTCAGCGGACAGATACTCCCAAGAAAATTTAGAAAAATTTGTACCAGAGGGTATAGAAGGAAGAGTACCTTACAAGGGCAGTGTTATAGATGTTTTGTATCAGCTTGTAGGTGGGCTTAAATCTGGTATGGGATACACCGGAAGTCCAAACATAAAAGCTTTACAAGAAAACACGAGGTTTATAAAGATAACCCAAGCAGGTTATAGAGAATCTCACGTTCACGATGTAGTAATCACAAAAGAAGCACCAAACTACTCTTTAGAACCTTGA
- a CDS encoding helix-turn-helix domain-containing protein, translating into MMTKKELEQYLAKLEDFVPKVSAKKSKRPGRPKKYDDRLVLFLIALREKYGWSLRDLEKKAKDIVPKGIEVPDFSSIHYRIRSMREYIEEIKPKLLKIIPDIEDQKADSNTKKSRRPKSTKTTRK; encoded by the coding sequence ATGATGACAAAAAAAGAGTTAGAACAGTATTTGGCTAAGCTTGAAGATTTTGTGCCGAAGGTGTCGGCTAAAAAAAGCAAAAGACCTGGTAGACCAAAAAAATACGACGATAGGCTGGTATTGTTTTTGATAGCCCTTAGAGAAAAATACGGCTGGTCTTTGAGAGATCTGGAGAAGAAGGCAAAAGATATAGTACCAAAAGGTATAGAAGTACCAGACTTTTCGTCTATTCACTACCGCATAAGGAGTATGAGAGAATACATAGAAGAGATAAAACCAAAGCTCCTTAAGATTATTCCCGATATAGAAGACCAAAAGGCAGATTCAAACACCAAGAAAAGCCGAAGACCTAAGAGCACGAAAACTACAAGAAAGTAA
- a CDS encoding type III pantothenate kinase — protein MKILDIGNTRIKCYEVKSIDSIDVVFDISAKRQTLECYIENYKNYKEEIYAISTNKEFEDFIIINKLRKIDTSLFEKLTDFKSPYEGYGIDRLINSYAASKLYSSNVLVVSMGSAITYDIVKNSKIEYGYITPGLIQRKECLIISVPHLQMPTNELEKARNFQKPSNTQEAIAYGIAKELLSTINTIKSEENVEVVITGGDANFFEDIFTIDKFLTPKGIFLAFKK, from the coding sequence TTGAAGATATTGGATATAGGTAACACTAGGATAAAGTGCTATGAGGTAAAGTCTATAGACAGCATAGATGTTGTATTTGACATATCTGCAAAAAGGCAGACGCTGGAGTGTTATATTGAAAACTATAAAAACTATAAAGAAGAAATTTACGCCATATCCACCAACAAGGAGTTTGAAGATTTTATAATAATAAACAAATTAAGAAAAATAGACACATCTTTATTTGAAAAGCTTACAGACTTCAAAAGCCCATACGAGGGATACGGTATAGATAGGCTCATAAACTCCTACGCAGCTTCAAAGCTATATTCGAGCAACGTTTTAGTAGTTAGCATGGGAAGTGCTATCACATACGATATAGTGAAAAATTCCAAAATAGAGTATGGATATATAACACCTGGTTTAATCCAAAGAAAAGAATGTCTAATTATAAGCGTACCGCATTTACAGATGCCCACAAACGAATTAGAAAAAGCAAGAAATTTCCAAAAACCGTCAAACACACAAGAAGCCATAGCATACGGCATAGCAAAAGAGCTTCTTAGTACTATAAACACAATAAAAAGCGAGGAAAACGTGGAAGTTGTTATCACAGGAGGGGATGCAAATTTCTTTGAGGACATATTTACTATAGACAAATTTCTTACGCCAAAAGGCATATTTTTAGCTTTTAAAAAATAA
- the fliN gene encoding flagellar motor switch protein FliN produces MPEEEKQDKQPEELKEEENKAEPIPQNDEDLMKLWEEAMQAQAQTESSTENQQPQATVQEQDISKELQRILDIPLSITVVIGTTVITIKELLNLRPGSVVALDESINSFVSVYANGKLIAKAELVVVGENFGIRIAEIIEKEDRVKSLASH; encoded by the coding sequence ATGCCAGAGGAAGAAAAACAAGATAAACAACCTGAAGAGCTCAAGGAAGAAGAAAACAAAGCAGAACCCATACCTCAAAACGATGAAGACTTGATGAAATTGTGGGAAGAGGCTATGCAAGCCCAAGCTCAAACTGAGTCCAGCACTGAAAACCAGCAACCCCAAGCTACTGTACAAGAACAAGATATATCTAAAGAGTTACAGCGTATCCTTGATATACCTCTTTCTATTACTGTAGTTATAGGAACAACGGTAATAACTATAAAAGAGTTGCTTAATCTAAGACCCGGTTCTGTGGTGGCTTTGGATGAGTCTATAAATAGTTTTGTATCCGTTTATGCAAACGGAAAACTCATAGCTAAAGCTGAGCTTGTGGTAGTTGGAGAAAATTTTGGCATAAGGATAGCCGAAATAATAGAGAAAGAAGATCGCGTAAAATCTTTAGCAAGTCATTAG
- a CDS encoding twin-arginine translocase TatA/TatE family subunit: MFGDLFDNPLKLVLIFAIVLVLFGANRLPEMGKGLGEGIRNFKKALSGETEEKKEEEKPKEAN, translated from the coding sequence ATGTTTGGAGATTTGTTTGACAATCCCTTGAAGCTTGTGCTTATATTTGCAATAGTTTTGGTGCTTTTTGGAGCAAACAGACTTCCAGAAATGGGCAAAGGTTTAGGAGAAGGTATTAGAAACTTCAAAAAGGCACTTTCTGGAGAAACTGAAGAAAAGAAAGAAGAGGAAAAGCCAAAAGAAGCCAATTAA
- a CDS encoding MlaD family protein yields the protein MIEGKPRYTLIGFFIVFGIGVVIATIYFSTSFFKNRDLNTYYIFTKYSVAGLSVGSPVKYKGVDVGKVSAIKIAKDQETIKIKISVEKNLDLKKDVIASLGITGITGLSYIDLEREKGVKAFYDKDLEAYVIPMKPSELQQISDYIPQILDSANNLIKNLNNLISSKNTKKFDTLFDNINNTIKNLNSLIKDSKNSLSNTNKVLTAFNNKINELNVQDINNTVEKYNLLADKLNKETKKLDTLLKSLKTNSDTLTDNVYPQINRTLKDIQKTSNEMRILIKHIKNHPNAFFIINRQKPFPLEETK from the coding sequence ATGATTGAAGGAAAACCAAGATACACGCTGATAGGATTTTTTATAGTTTTTGGAATAGGCGTTGTAATAGCCACAATATATTTTTCTACAAGTTTTTTTAAAAATAGAGACTTAAACACTTACTACATCTTTACAAAATACTCGGTAGCTGGTTTATCTGTAGGCTCACCGGTAAAATACAAAGGTGTTGATGTTGGGAAAGTAAGCGCTATAAAAATAGCAAAAGACCAAGAAACCATAAAGATAAAAATATCCGTAGAGAAAAATCTTGACTTAAAAAAAGATGTAATAGCAAGCTTAGGAATCACCGGTATAACTGGGCTATCTTACATAGACTTAGAACGTGAGAAAGGAGTAAAAGCCTTTTACGACAAAGATTTAGAAGCTTACGTAATACCTATGAAACCATCAGAACTTCAACAAATATCAGATTATATACCTCAAATACTTGATTCGGCTAACAATCTTATAAAAAATCTAAACAATCTAATATCTTCTAAAAATACCAAAAAATTTGATACGTTGTTTGACAACATAAACAATACCATAAAAAACCTAAATAGTCTTATAAAAGATTCCAAAAACTCTTTATCTAATACCAACAAAGTTTTAACGGCTTTTAACAACAAGATAAACGAACTAAACGTGCAAGATATAAACAATACAGTAGAAAAATACAACCTTCTGGCGGATAAGTTAAACAAAGAAACGAAAAAATTAGATACTCTTCTTAAAAGCCTGAAAACAAATTCAGATACATTGACAGACAACGTATACCCTCAGATAAACAGAACGTTGAAAGATATACAAAAAACATCTAACGAGATGAGGATTCTAATAAAACACATAAAAAATCATCCAAATGCATTTTTTATCATAAACCGCCAAAAACCCTTTCCGCTGGAGGAAACAAAATGA
- a CDS encoding sulfite exporter TauE/SafE family protein — MIDLYNVTASSNIWVTLLTAYLLGIIHGITPDEHTWPITFSYSVGSYSAKKGFLVGLSFSLAFTLQRAIASELAYFSLVNFLKIPILEYITYILVGLAMAFGGLYIFRYKDMFHIHFGKIDTSHHKEALLGHSIDDAHEVITIKMAMLHGFIAGWGFGAFAIIIYTVLAPSMPSAYTGWLPGFMFGLGTTTVQVIMGTLFGLLGKSLNLPHEVSRKIARTTAARTLFFGGILFFIVGVLGLLKPEWLEFSIKTPLRIHNLHNLDIGFFLVIITVMGIGLSSMIIETIKYKKYYKS; from the coding sequence ATGATAGACTTATACAACGTAACAGCATCTTCTAACATATGGGTAACACTACTAACAGCTTACTTGTTGGGGATAATACACGGCATAACACCGGATGAACATACTTGGCCTATAACATTTAGCTATTCCGTTGGAAGCTACTCAGCGAAAAAAGGATTTTTAGTGGGTTTATCTTTTTCGCTAGCCTTTACACTACAAAGGGCTATAGCCAGCGAGCTAGCTTATTTTTCTTTGGTAAACTTCCTAAAAATACCTATTTTAGAATACATTACATACATACTTGTAGGGTTAGCTATGGCCTTTGGTGGACTTTATATATTCAGATACAAAGACATGTTCCATATACACTTTGGCAAGATAGACACATCGCATCACAAAGAGGCACTTCTTGGACATAGCATAGATGATGCTCACGAAGTTATAACTATAAAAATGGCAATGTTGCATGGATTTATAGCAGGATGGGGTTTTGGGGCTTTTGCAATAATTATATATACCGTATTGGCTCCTTCTATGCCAAGCGCCTACACTGGTTGGTTGCCGGGATTTATGTTTGGGCTTGGCACCACAACGGTGCAAGTAATTATGGGTACATTGTTTGGACTTCTTGGTAAATCTTTAAATTTACCACACGAAGTATCTAGAAAAATAGCAAGAACTACCGCTGCAAGAACGCTATTTTTTGGTGGTATTTTGTTTTTTATAGTTGGTGTATTGGGGCTTTTAAAACCAGAATGGTTGGAGTTTAGCATAAAAACACCTTTGAGGATACACAACCTTCACAACCTTGATATAGGATTTTTCTTAGTGATAATAACAGTTATGGGAATAGGCTTGTCTAGTATGATAATTGAAACAATAAAATATAAAAAATACTATAAATCATAA
- a CDS encoding helix-turn-helix domain-containing protein: MFDYTNTKWLVGGKAVNTKKKYLSVKELAELLGCSTKTVYRMIQCGRFWTEDGDRIVKLNGAYRIPLSAIKRLEAEEI; encoded by the coding sequence ATATTTGATTATACTAATACTAAATGGTTAGTAGGAGGTAAAGCCGTGAATACTAAAAAGAAGTACCTTAGCGTTAAAGAACTGGCGGAGCTACTTGGCTGTAGTACAAAAACAGTCTATCGCATGATACAATGCGGTAGGTTTTGGACAGAAGATGGAGATAGGATAGTGAAGTTAAATGGAGCCTATAGAATACCGCTTTCAGCTATAAAAAGGCTGGAAGCTGAAGAAATATGA
- a CDS encoding ABC transporter permease translates to MDLTKETIEGKIDVSIFIKEHTIDIKDIEKLDTFGAIFVLELLEKYKDKELVGKKEHIEFIQKVKELLKYNNEKTKKDSNINLSLTFLEYIGILVYHSFKNIKDIEFESFLKEIESSGIGSLFILAVLSFLVGIVIAYQSANELISFGANIFIVNLIGISAFRELGPLITGIILAGRVSSGYTANIGIRNVYEEIDAIEVMSISPYVVFGLPRIITLTLITPLLVLFSSNVMVLGGAIIAKTFLDIPFDMFFDRLREVVGFNQVFVGLVKAPFFGAYIGLVGTYFGFYSGKKPEDVTLNVMKSVVISISGIIVIDAIFSIIFAKIDI, encoded by the coding sequence ATGGACTTAACGAAAGAAACCATTGAGGGGAAAATTGATGTATCTATCTTTATAAAAGAGCATACAATAGATATAAAAGATATTGAGAAATTAGATACCTTTGGAGCCATTTTTGTATTGGAGCTTTTAGAAAAATATAAAGATAAAGAACTAGTGGGCAAAAAAGAACATATAGAGTTTATACAAAAAGTAAAAGAGCTATTAAAATACAACAACGAAAAGACAAAAAAAGACTCAAATATAAACTTATCTTTAACCTTTTTAGAGTATATAGGAATATTGGTTTATCATAGTTTTAAAAATATAAAAGATATAGAATTTGAATCTTTTTTAAAAGAGATAGAAAGCTCTGGCATTGGTTCTCTTTTTATATTGGCGGTACTGTCGTTTTTGGTGGGGATAGTGATAGCCTATCAAAGTGCAAATGAGCTCATAAGCTTTGGAGCAAATATATTTATAGTAAATCTAATAGGTATATCGGCCTTTAGAGAGCTTGGTCCTCTTATAACAGGTATCATATTGGCTGGTAGGGTAAGCAGTGGATACACGGCAAACATAGGCATAAGAAACGTATACGAAGAAATCGATGCTATAGAGGTAATGAGCATATCTCCTTACGTGGTGTTTGGTTTACCAAGAATCATAACTCTTACGTTGATAACGCCTTTGCTGGTGCTTTTTTCAAGCAACGTAATGGTACTAGGCGGGGCTATTATAGCAAAAACTTTTTTAGATATCCCTTTTGATATGTTTTTTGATAGACTAAGAGAGGTTGTAGGATTTAACCAGGTGTTCGTGGGTTTGGTAAAAGCTCCGTTTTTTGGGGCATATATAGGACTTGTAGGCACATACTTTGGTTTTTATTCTGGTAAAAAGCCTGAAGACGTCACATTAAACGTTATGAAAAGTGTAGTGATAAGCATATCTGGTATCATAGTGATAGATGCTATATTCTCTATCATCTTTGCAAAGATTGACATATGA